The following coding sequences are from one bacterium window:
- the ispF gene encoding 2-C-methyl-D-erythritol 2,4-cyclodiphosphate synthase yields MRIGTGFDIHRFAEGRKFILGGVSIPFEKGLLGHSDGDVLLHSLSDAILGAMGKPDIGYYFPDTDQSLKGLDSMLILEKALSIMESESFQIENLDVVLICEKPKLLPFFGYIREKLSTVMNISESRIGLKAKTFERIGDIGSGVACACLVSVLLAEKG; encoded by the coding sequence ATGAGAATCGGTACAGGTTTTGATATCCATAGATTTGCAGAAGGCAGAAAGTTCATACTTGGCGGAGTAAGCATCCCTTTTGAAAAAGGGTTGTTAGGTCATAGCGATGGCGATGTTCTCCTCCACTCTCTTTCTGACGCTATATTGGGAGCAATGGGAAAACCTGATATCGGATACTATTTTCCTGATACCGATCAAAGCTTGAAAGGGCTTGATAGTATGCTCATTTTGGAAAAAGCATTATCGATAATGGAGTCTGAAAGTTTTCAAATAGAAAACTTAGATGTTGTTCTTATATGTGAGAAACCAAAGTTGCTACCTTTTTTTGGATATATCAGAGAAAAGCTCTCTACAGTAATGAACATTTCAGAGAGCAGAATAGGCTTGAAAGCTAAAACTTTTGAGAGAATAGGTGATATAGGTAGCGGGGTTGCCTGTGCCTGCCTTGTCTCAGTTCTTCTTGCCGAAAAGGGATAG
- a CDS encoding phosphotransferase, whose product MEKESVVHRILEYFGIKTPTNISVGGGTGSPKYLFTYSGKRYLLKKRRKEFTPVQVLLFDLSVIRYLSKNGLPVVVPSYSMEAEYELSEYIENLNTFSQGNREQMEHAAETLGKMHRILKDFVPEGKKNWKREFMSSEIKTELLKTINKHPKIFYKQETVSKCIELLDTLIESFSVKNLTHSITHGDYTSANIKFKNNIVGGIFDFDWASYQNTLYDISRGLVYFCFERRQELDGNNIWSLVQPCKIDIKKIKQFISSYKKEFIFTQADAEALPSAIKEFFIGSRVRAMRKVEGTDKVRMLDKKLLDMVEAVEQEKVAIIEACK is encoded by the coding sequence ATGGAAAAAGAGAGCGTGGTGCACAGAATACTTGAATATTTCGGGATAAAAACCCCCACCAATATCTCAGTGGGAGGTGGAACTGGTTCCCCAAAGTATCTTTTCACATATTCAGGGAAAAGGTATCTGTTGAAGAAAAGACGCAAAGAATTCACACCCGTTCAGGTTCTTCTTTTTGACCTTTCTGTAATAAGGTATCTTTCAAAAAACGGGCTGCCTGTCGTTGTTCCTTCATATTCTATGGAAGCGGAATACGAACTATCTGAATATATTGAAAACCTAAATACATTTTCTCAAGGAAATAGGGAACAGATGGAGCATGCTGCTGAAACACTCGGGAAAATGCACAGGATATTGAAAGATTTTGTTCCAGAAGGAAAGAAAAACTGGAAACGGGAATTTATGTCGTCTGAGATAAAAACTGAGTTGTTAAAAACTATAAATAAGCATCCTAAAATTTTTTATAAGCAAGAAACCGTTAGCAAGTGTATTGAACTACTTGATACCCTTATTGAAAGTTTTTCCGTAAAAAACCTCACTCATTCAATAACACATGGAGATTACACAAGCGCAAACATAAAATTCAAAAACAATATTGTGGGAGGCATATTCGATTTTGATTGGGCATCTTACCAGAACACTCTGTATGATATATCAAGAGGGTTGGTATATTTCTGCTTTGAAAGACGACAAGAACTTGACGGAAATAATATATGGTCTCTTGTACAACCGTGCAAAATTGATATCAAAAAAATCAAACAATTCATAAGTTCATACAAAAAGGAGTTTATTTTTACACAAGCAGACGCTGAAGCCCTGCCTTCTGCCATTAAAGAATTCTTTATCGGTTCAAGAGTAAGAGCAATGAGGAAGGTAGAAGGAACTGACAAGGTTAGAATGCTGGATAAGAAACTTCTTGATATGGTTGAAGCCGTTGAACAAGAGAAAGTCGCTATCATTGAGGCCTGCAAATAA